From the genome of Edaphobacter dinghuensis, one region includes:
- a CDS encoding LysR family transcriptional regulator, with protein sequence MEFNQLRYVCAIAETGSFSRAAERCHVAQPSLSQQILKLEEDLGAKLFDRLGRSIRLTEAGRAFLPHARSILHQMEAARTGVEDKRGDISGSVAAGVIPTIAPYLLPRYTASFAKKYPEARLRIVEETTPVLVESLRNLSIDLAVLALPLRHKEFELFPLRTEPLFAVLPKDHPRGSQRSLALKDLRGESFVMLRDGHCFRDLSVVACTRARVTPRIVFESGQFSSLLGMVAAGVGVSLVPEMAIEHNASCRYVRLSDARATRTIVAAVLRGRSFNRVQQAFLSGLTK encoded by the coding sequence ATGGAATTTAATCAACTTCGTTACGTTTGTGCCATCGCCGAAACCGGCAGCTTCAGCCGCGCTGCCGAGCGCTGTCATGTTGCACAGCCTTCGCTTTCACAACAGATTCTTAAGCTTGAAGAAGATTTAGGCGCGAAACTTTTTGACCGACTTGGCCGCAGCATCCGGCTTACCGAGGCTGGGCGTGCTTTTCTACCGCATGCACGCTCCATTCTGCATCAGATGGAGGCTGCGCGCACTGGCGTTGAAGACAAGCGCGGCGATATCAGTGGAAGCGTTGCAGCAGGCGTCATTCCCACCATTGCGCCTTATCTGCTACCACGCTACACGGCGTCGTTTGCAAAAAAATATCCTGAAGCGCGACTACGCATCGTCGAAGAGACCACGCCGGTGCTGGTTGAAAGCCTGCGCAACCTCTCAATCGATCTCGCTGTTCTCGCGCTGCCATTGCGTCACAAGGAGTTCGAGCTTTTCCCGCTTCGCACCGAACCACTCTTCGCTGTACTTCCCAAAGACCATCCGCGTGGCAGCCAGAGATCGCTCGCACTCAAAGATCTTCGCGGCGAGTCATTTGTCATGCTGCGCGACGGACACTGCTTCCGCGATCTCAGTGTAGTTGCCTGCACTCGCGCACGGGTCACGCCGCGTATTGTCTTTGAGAGTGGCCAATTCAGCAGCCTGCTCGGCATGGTTGCTGCAGGTGTGGGCGTCTCGCTTGTGCCCGAGATGGCGATTGAACATAATGCATCGTGCCGCTATGTCCGCCTCAGCGATGCACGCGCCACGCGCACCATCGTAGCGGCAGTCCTGCGCGGGCGCAGCTTTAACCGCGTCCAACAAGCGTTTCTCTCCGGACTTACAAAGTAG
- a CDS encoding TonB-dependent receptor produces MAIAPTIAAQTGNGSITGTVQDPSGSILISAKVIVEPSERQAATDNQGQFRISNLPAGRYTLTASYVGFAPYTTTVNVAPGVATSVIAALKIGLKSDTVMVTAGRLQGQAEAVNVERMSPNIVQVEPAGVITSLPNTNVADAVGRLPSVSLERDEGEGKYVQIRGTEPRLNNLTINGVNVPSVEVTVRNIKMDAIPANGIERIEVYKTLSADQDADGIGGTVNLVTPTAQEKPTYAFNGTAGYNPLQNGYWRGGFDGTVGRRWGVTKKFGLLIGGSWDRTNRGIDDLEPSQTFGTLPSGKNVAYINSEDMRSYQYYRTRYGFDLGVDDKITPTMTVYGKGLFADFHDYGEVAVYTPNAGALIGATGTQVQFDNTGNWQYRHYIRRPDQQVFSFLTGARHDLSKDLITYEFAASRGHNIGGQAFPTTNFSGTTNASGKNDLGNVTFVADQTNPYRPKLTAVDGTNGFDPGSYTVSSSVNYQYHATQVNYQGSASEAHDYTVYGHPSTFSMGVKIRNSSSSQFENTYNYDNVGGFTLADVLGTATNPTYYDKSFAIGGLAYGPISSYSKIQQAVLANSTGTTPDPIAAAQAFFNANERISAGYLEDVIFFGNFRLQGGVRFDEGGTHFLANQIAYDANGNPTITPIRRDASYFNVLPSVSLQYQLQKDTNLRVVYGRGLARPNIGDLVPATVIDPNQTPYPTIATGNPNLVPTKANNYDILVEHYFQPLGVLRGGWFYKQLSDPIYPTATLLPNYNGTGKTYQETLSINGPGAHIQGFEAQWEQRFSLLPGLLSGIGIDANYSHTSSQVTFPAGFDGGRTDKPALDRDSPNDYNFNLTYDKRRFSGRFAISHNDASIAAYQWTAGTGPADDPILGLKGPTGDNYFYPHTQFDVQGSYRVYKGLQLVFSGLNLSNEVFGFYNGSGIYPVQREYYKPTTSFGVRWSVRGEE; encoded by the coding sequence ATGGCGATAGCTCCAACCATCGCGGCACAAACGGGCAACGGATCGATCACTGGAACTGTCCAGGATCCTTCCGGTTCCATATTGATCAGCGCCAAGGTCATCGTAGAACCCTCAGAGAGACAGGCGGCCACTGATAATCAGGGCCAGTTCCGCATCTCGAATCTGCCTGCAGGCAGATATACGCTCACGGCCTCATACGTAGGCTTTGCACCGTATACGACAACTGTCAACGTTGCACCTGGCGTAGCCACCAGTGTGATTGCGGCGCTCAAGATCGGATTAAAAAGCGATACGGTTATGGTCACTGCGGGGCGTCTGCAAGGCCAGGCCGAAGCCGTCAATGTGGAACGAATGTCACCAAACATCGTGCAAGTTGAGCCAGCCGGCGTGATTACCAGCTTACCCAACACAAATGTTGCCGACGCGGTGGGCCGTCTTCCCAGCGTCTCACTGGAGCGTGATGAGGGCGAGGGCAAGTATGTGCAGATTCGTGGAACGGAGCCTCGCCTGAATAACCTTACGATCAATGGAGTGAATGTTCCGTCCGTTGAAGTAACAGTACGCAACATCAAAATGGATGCGATTCCTGCCAACGGGATCGAACGTATTGAGGTCTATAAGACATTATCGGCCGATCAGGATGCCGATGGTATTGGCGGCACAGTAAACCTTGTAACACCAACCGCGCAAGAAAAGCCGACCTATGCTTTTAATGGAACAGCTGGCTACAATCCTTTGCAGAACGGCTACTGGCGCGGCGGTTTTGACGGCACGGTCGGGCGCCGTTGGGGAGTGACCAAGAAGTTCGGCCTCTTGATCGGAGGAAGCTGGGATCGAACGAACCGCGGCATTGACGATCTCGAGCCGAGCCAAACCTTTGGCACTTTACCAAGTGGGAAAAACGTCGCTTATATCAACAGCGAAGACATGCGCTCTTACCAGTACTACCGTACGCGCTATGGCTTCGACCTGGGAGTAGACGACAAGATCACGCCTACGATGACTGTCTATGGAAAAGGGCTCTTCGCTGACTTTCATGATTATGGCGAGGTGGCCGTCTATACACCGAATGCTGGTGCTCTGATAGGAGCAACCGGCACACAGGTGCAGTTCGATAATACCGGCAACTGGCAGTACCGCCATTACATCCGTCGCCCTGATCAGCAAGTCTTTAGCTTTCTGACGGGAGCGCGTCATGATCTGTCAAAAGATTTGATTACCTATGAATTCGCCGCATCACGCGGACATAATATCGGCGGACAGGCATTTCCAACCACCAACTTCAGCGGAACAACAAATGCCAGCGGGAAGAACGATCTGGGCAATGTGACCTTTGTAGCTGATCAGACGAATCCTTATCGTCCGAAGCTGACAGCAGTTGACGGAACCAACGGATTTGATCCTGGCAGTTACACGGTCAGTTCGTCCGTCAACTATCAATACCATGCTACGCAGGTGAATTATCAGGGATCGGCCTCAGAGGCCCATGACTACACGGTATATGGTCATCCAAGCACATTTTCGATGGGAGTAAAGATTAGGAACTCCTCGTCTTCACAATTTGAGAACACCTACAACTATGACAACGTCGGCGGATTTACGCTGGCGGATGTTCTGGGCACAGCTACCAATCCAACCTACTACGACAAGTCATTTGCCATCGGCGGACTGGCGTATGGTCCCATCTCGTCGTATAGCAAAATCCAGCAGGCAGTGCTTGCCAATTCGACTGGGACCACGCCTGATCCGATTGCCGCTGCACAGGCATTTTTCAATGCAAACGAGCGCATATCGGCAGGCTATCTGGAGGACGTGATCTTCTTCGGCAACTTCAGACTGCAAGGCGGGGTTCGATTTGACGAGGGCGGCACTCATTTCCTAGCCAATCAGATAGCGTACGATGCGAATGGAAACCCGACTATTACGCCGATCCGGCGAGATGCAAGCTACTTCAATGTGCTGCCCAGCGTCTCGCTGCAATATCAATTACAGAAGGACACCAACCTGCGAGTAGTCTATGGGCGCGGTCTCGCTCGTCCTAACATTGGCGATCTTGTGCCAGCAACGGTTATTGATCCGAACCAGACTCCGTATCCTACTATCGCTACCGGAAATCCAAACCTTGTGCCAACTAAGGCAAACAACTACGACATCCTTGTTGAACATTACTTTCAACCGCTGGGAGTTCTGCGAGGAGGATGGTTTTACAAGCAGCTCTCGGATCCGATCTATCCAACAGCTACTCTGCTTCCCAACTACAACGGAACAGGCAAGACCTATCAGGAGACATTGTCGATCAACGGACCTGGCGCACATATCCAGGGATTCGAGGCGCAATGGGAGCAACGCTTTTCCCTCCTTCCTGGACTGCTCAGCGGCATTGGTATCGATGCAAACTATAGCCATACTTCTTCACAGGTCACCTTCCCGGCAGGCTTTGATGGTGGAAGGACGGACAAGCCAGCTCTCGATCGTGATTCACCCAATGACTACAACTTCAACCTGACCTACGACAAAAGACGATTCTCCGGGCGCTTTGCGATCAGCCATAACGATGCAAGTATCGCGGCATATCAATGGACTGCTGGAACCGGCCCTGCCGACGATCCTATCCTGGGCTTGAAGGGGCCTACTGGCGATAACTACTTTTACCCTCATACGCAGTTCGACGTGCAGGGCAGCTATCGTGTGTACAAAGGGCTGCAGCTCGTATTCTCGGGCCTCAACCTGAGCAACGAGGTCTTTGGTTTCTATAACGGCAGCGGGATTTATCCTGTGCAGCGCGAATACTACAAACCGACAACATCGTTTGGAGTTCGCTGGTCCGTACGGGGAGAGGAGTAG
- a CDS encoding YncE family protein — protein sequence MSAAQTSWGVAKTWHIGGNGGWDYLTVDPNTHRLFVPRGTHTMVIDANTGAVLGDIPGQKIAHGVAIVPSLGRGFITDGGGEGAIVIFDLKTYAVLGKLVTMPDSDGIIYDRTLGRILAVSGDKGMLMSFKPDINPKSGKIDPPIELGGAPEFLASDGTGKIYINLEDKDMVAEVDLPSRKVVARWPVAPGGHPVGMALDKSTHRLFIGCRNPQKMVVMSTETGKVLSTVPIGAGVDAVVFHAGQAFASCRDGSLVVAGEKGDNFTVEQVVKTPAGARTMGIDPSAHTIYLPTAEFEEAKPGAASARPKARPGSFMIVQIGQTESK from the coding sequence ATGTCCGCTGCGCAAACAAGCTGGGGTGTTGCAAAGACCTGGCACATTGGCGGCAACGGTGGATGGGACTATCTCACCGTCGATCCTAATACCCATCGCCTATTTGTTCCCCGGGGAACACACACGATGGTTATCGACGCGAACACAGGAGCGGTACTGGGCGATATCCCCGGTCAGAAGATTGCACATGGCGTTGCAATCGTTCCCTCACTCGGACGAGGTTTCATCACCGATGGCGGCGGAGAAGGTGCCATTGTGATCTTCGATCTGAAGACCTATGCCGTGCTAGGCAAGCTGGTCACTATGCCTGACTCTGATGGCATCATCTATGATCGAACACTTGGACGCATTTTGGCCGTGTCGGGAGATAAGGGCATGTTGATGTCGTTTAAGCCGGACATCAATCCGAAGAGCGGCAAGATAGATCCACCAATCGAGTTGGGTGGCGCTCCTGAGTTTCTCGCCTCTGATGGTACGGGGAAAATTTACATCAATCTCGAAGACAAGGACATGGTGGCAGAGGTTGACCTGCCAAGCAGGAAGGTCGTAGCTCGCTGGCCAGTCGCGCCTGGAGGTCATCCTGTAGGAATGGCATTGGATAAAAGCACGCATCGCTTGTTCATCGGTTGCCGTAACCCCCAAAAAATGGTGGTGATGAGCACGGAGACCGGCAAAGTTCTCTCAACGGTGCCAATTGGCGCTGGTGTCGATGCTGTTGTCTTCCACGCGGGACAAGCATTTGCGAGCTGTCGCGACGGTTCGCTTGTAGTTGCAGGTGAAAAAGGAGACAACTTCACAGTAGAGCAAGTGGTGAAGACGCCTGCCGGCGCGAGAACCATGGGGATCGACCCAAGTGCTCACACGATTTATCTACCTACGGCTGAGTTTGAAGAGGCCAAGCCTGGAGCCGCTTCAGCACGTCCGAAGGCAAGGCCCGGAAGCTTCATGATTGTGCAGATCGGGCAAACAGAATCAAAGTAA
- a CDS encoding TonB-dependent receptor: MIAVAAVAGPSAYAQSVKGTLSGTITDPNNDVIANASVDAVNESTGEKFHTVTSSSGSYRFPELSLGSYTVTVTSTGFSTGQYKGVRVTVNNVTVQDVTLAVGQTQETISVQANALSLQSESSDISSTISSKEITDLPLALGGVGALRSPQGFMFLLPGNTGPGAQSSYNSSNNNNGVSLNRIGGGQNFGAEVLLDGASQSRTNNGSNFDEEAPSIEALQEFKTTTAMPSAEFGRTTGGVLSFATRGGANQFHGTAYNIFKNDALDANSWFNNGTRSVDCVGIFATPACFAKYARQADKQNDYGGTFGGPVVIPHFYNGKDRTFFFFSWEQFRQSIGASITSTVPTDKMRHGDFSEVLGAPLTAGSSATPIINPCDGTQIHANQIFDPSTTRTVGGVQCRTAFPGNIITGTPSAVGQNYLAYYPAPQGAGLTQNFSYASTYPINNTTYTLRVDESITAKDKIFASYSARQNTRRSAARALPDPVDPNEFTQNFITHFGRFGYDHIFSATLLNHLSFGANRALGNNFAQAALGNVNYSTQLGIGNITSFNFPTTTVGDNITQLGNGNNNRRADNSLLLNDSVDWQKGRHNLKFGGDVRYYQLTSASYGTPSFGFAHNQTAAEPTLTSNTGYGFASLYLGLPQTGATQVFASVPKWIHWYYAGFVQDDFKVTKNLVLNLGLRYEIETPRYEGKNATSNFSTTASDAPYSVPGALVFGPTCNCNSKWLSTWKKDIGPRVGFAYTPDFLKGRTTFRGGSGILYGPLQYFDSGSSMQTGFSATPSFTSSNNFTPAFAIDGGFPAFAAPPNLNPGFFNGQNVSGNFIAAGNARPGTIFMWSAQVQQQLSSDTILSIGYQGQRDNSLPSNLSAINNIPKQYYALGNGLSQALATNTVGVTAPFTGFTTLFPSGTVAQALRPFPQYQNIVSGCCFENKGQGSYNALLISLNKQFHNGLHYLVSYTWEKNLTDADSAVPSNNAGGQNTQDPTNLKGEKALSIQDVPHTLVLSYLYDLPFGRGRQFLSSAPRFVDTIVNGWQLGGIQRYQSGTPFAFACASAIPGANTCTRYSFTGAPIESAAERNHKLNPLISPHDTNPVTNRSNPAINSLFNGATQGSPSAANQTQPAFIDQNNSTARGTGAYSLGNVPRVTSVMRLNPFLNEDFSLIKSTPIREGMSFIFEVEALNAFNRHAWATPGTDPNGLLFGVPTNTITAPRQMQILARISF, encoded by the coding sequence ATGATTGCAGTTGCAGCAGTGGCAGGTCCGAGCGCGTATGCGCAATCAGTAAAGGGAACGCTCTCTGGAACTATAACCGACCCCAACAACGACGTGATCGCAAATGCGTCCGTAGATGCGGTCAATGAGAGCACCGGAGAGAAGTTCCATACCGTAACCAGTTCCAGCGGCAGCTACCGCTTTCCGGAGCTCTCACTTGGCTCCTATACGGTCACAGTTACTTCGACGGGATTTTCGACGGGACAGTACAAAGGGGTGCGTGTCACTGTAAATAACGTCACCGTGCAAGATGTCACTCTTGCTGTTGGGCAAACACAAGAGACTATCTCGGTACAGGCAAATGCGCTGAGCTTACAGTCGGAGTCATCAGATATCAGCAGTACGATCTCTTCGAAGGAGATCACTGATCTTCCTCTTGCGCTCGGTGGCGTAGGCGCATTACGCTCGCCGCAAGGATTCATGTTCCTTCTACCAGGCAACACCGGCCCTGGCGCGCAGAGCTCTTACAACTCGAGCAATAACAACAACGGCGTCAGCCTGAATAGAATCGGGGGCGGTCAGAATTTTGGTGCCGAGGTGCTACTAGACGGTGCCAGCCAGAGCCGCACCAACAATGGTTCTAATTTTGATGAAGAAGCGCCCTCCATCGAGGCGCTACAAGAGTTCAAGACCACTACGGCTATGCCTTCCGCTGAATTTGGCCGCACCACCGGCGGCGTACTCAGCTTCGCTACGCGAGGTGGTGCCAATCAGTTTCATGGAACAGCCTACAACATCTTCAAGAATGACGCTCTTGATGCGAATAGCTGGTTCAATAATGGCACTCGTTCGGTGGATTGTGTCGGAATATTTGCAACACCTGCCTGCTTTGCGAAGTATGCGCGTCAGGCTGACAAGCAAAATGACTATGGAGGCACCTTTGGCGGGCCGGTCGTTATTCCGCATTTCTATAACGGCAAGGATCGTACTTTTTTCTTCTTCTCGTGGGAACAGTTCCGTCAAAGTATCGGGGCCTCGATTACCTCGACGGTACCGACGGACAAGATGCGTCACGGCGATTTTTCCGAGGTTCTCGGTGCACCGTTGACGGCCGGAAGTTCTGCCACCCCTATCATTAATCCCTGCGATGGCACACAGATTCATGCAAACCAGATATTTGATCCATCCACAACACGAACGGTTGGCGGAGTGCAATGCCGTACGGCCTTCCCCGGCAACATCATTACAGGAACGCCAAGCGCTGTAGGTCAAAATTACCTGGCGTATTACCCTGCACCACAGGGAGCTGGGCTGACGCAGAACTTCAGCTATGCATCGACCTATCCGATCAATAACACCACCTACACTCTCCGCGTTGATGAGTCAATCACAGCAAAAGACAAAATCTTTGCCTCCTATTCGGCACGTCAGAATACACGCCGTAGTGCAGCACGCGCTTTACCGGACCCGGTTGATCCCAACGAGTTCACGCAGAACTTCATCACACACTTTGGACGCTTTGGCTACGACCACATCTTTTCCGCGACATTACTGAACCATCTCAGCTTCGGTGCCAACCGCGCCCTGGGTAATAACTTTGCTCAAGCGGCGCTAGGCAACGTGAACTATTCCACCCAACTTGGCATCGGAAACATTACTTCATTCAACTTCCCCACTACGACTGTCGGTGACAATATCACGCAGCTCGGCAACGGCAACAACAATCGGCGTGCTGACAACAGCCTTCTGTTAAACGATTCCGTGGATTGGCAGAAAGGCCGACATAACCTCAAGTTTGGTGGCGATGTACGATACTACCAGCTCACCAGTGCATCGTACGGTACACCAAGCTTTGGCTTTGCACATAACCAGACCGCAGCCGAACCTACGCTGACCAGCAACACAGGCTATGGTTTTGCCAGTCTTTACCTTGGCCTGCCGCAGACCGGAGCGACGCAAGTCTTTGCTTCTGTGCCGAAGTGGATTCACTGGTACTATGCCGGTTTCGTGCAAGATGATTTCAAAGTGACAAAGAATCTTGTTCTCAATCTCGGCTTACGATATGAGATTGAAACACCTCGTTACGAAGGCAAGAATGCTACTTCTAACTTCAGTACTACGGCTAGCGACGCGCCCTATAGCGTCCCGGGTGCACTCGTCTTCGGACCTACGTGCAACTGCAACTCGAAGTGGCTTAGCACCTGGAAGAAGGATATCGGTCCGCGTGTCGGTTTTGCCTATACTCCAGACTTCCTAAAAGGCCGTACTACCTTCCGTGGAGGCAGTGGCATCCTTTACGGTCCGTTGCAGTATTTTGACTCCGGATCCAGCATGCAAACCGGATTCTCCGCAACCCCATCGTTCACCAGCTCGAATAACTTTACGCCAGCATTTGCGATCGATGGCGGCTTCCCTGCCTTCGCAGCGCCACCAAACTTAAACCCTGGATTCTTTAATGGGCAGAACGTCAGCGGAAACTTTATCGCCGCGGGCAATGCTCGCCCTGGCACGATCTTTATGTGGAGTGCGCAGGTACAACAGCAGCTTTCATCAGACACGATTCTTTCGATCGGCTATCAGGGTCAGCGCGACAACAGTCTCCCATCCAATTTGAGCGCGATTAACAATATTCCGAAGCAGTACTACGCGCTTGGGAATGGGCTGAGCCAGGCTCTGGCTACAAACACGGTTGGCGTCACTGCTCCTTTTACTGGCTTCACAACTCTTTTCCCTTCTGGAACGGTAGCGCAGGCGTTGCGTCCCTTCCCGCAGTATCAGAACATCGTTTCTGGCTGTTGCTTTGAAAACAAGGGACAGGGTAGCTACAACGCTTTGCTTATTTCACTCAACAAGCAGTTCCACAATGGCCTGCACTACCTCGTCTCCTATACATGGGAGAAGAACCTGACCGATGCAGACAGTGCTGTCCCCTCCAACAACGCAGGAGGACAGAACACGCAGGATCCAACGAACCTGAAGGGCGAGAAAGCCCTTAGCATTCAGGATGTTCCGCACACACTCGTACTTAGCTATTTGTACGATCTTCCCTTTGGCCGCGGTCGACAGTTCCTCTCGAGCGCGCCGCGCTTTGTGGACACGATCGTCAACGGCTGGCAGCTCGGCGGCATTCAACGCTATCAATCTGGTACGCCGTTCGCCTTTGCGTGCGCTTCCGCCATCCCAGGTGCGAATACCTGCACACGCTATAGCTTTACGGGAGCACCAATAGAGAGTGCAGCAGAGCGGAATCACAAGCTGAATCCATTGATTAGTCCTCACGATACGAATCCGGTGACAAATCGATCGAACCCTGCCATTAACAGCCTCTTCAATGGTGCTACGCAGGGTTCACCATCAGCCGCAAACCAGACGCAGCCTGCCTTCATCGATCAGAACAATTCAACAGCGCGGGGAACGGGAGCATATAGCCTGGGCAACGTGCCGCGTGTAACTTCTGTCATGCGATTGAATCCATTCCTCAACGAAGACTTCAGCCTCATCAAAAGTACGCCGATACGTGAGGGCATGAGCTTCATCTTCGAGGTCGAGGCACTCAATGCCTTCAACCGTCACGCATGGGCCACACCTGGCACAGATCCAAATGGTCTACTCTTTGGTGTTCCCACAAACACCATCACCGCTCCGCGACAGATGCAGATACTTGCTCGCATCTCCTTCTGA
- a CDS encoding sulfatase family protein, giving the protein MNILLIVCDALRGGLGKRAGGPDVCPTLDRMADCGASFNHAYCTIPLCVSSRISMLTGRWPDAHRVRMNLDARDAVFTQDIYQVAKARGYRTGLSGKNHTYLTASDTDFWREYGHEGAIGRRGSLEDQKFDRWIRTLDMGVAQKETPFPIESQISHRIVSDAIDFLKQEDGRPFFLQVSFPEPHGPSQLPKPYWNMFLPETMHQPNPGPEAAQRMGYRMQWLHRLEYDTAFYTDETWRRYISNYFGAIRMVDDQIARLFDFLRGNNLNKNTLIVFLADHGDYMMEYGLGRKGVGVYDALTHIPMIWAGPGVRQMSTPVFVSMADVMPTFCEAIGADIPTGVQGRSLWKLLRGQSVPAETFRSVYTSTGFGGLYYDAADNVPLSIAEDINDPNRWDTLNKVTQSGNQKMVGMGDWKLTLDMMGYGQLFHMTTDPHEQVNLLGNTRYAKVQRELMQELVRWMMRVEDTLTPDLQYPKHHTPRMTQTD; this is encoded by the coding sequence ATGAATATTCTTCTTATCGTGTGTGATGCGTTGCGCGGCGGGCTCGGCAAACGGGCTGGAGGACCAGATGTTTGTCCTACGCTTGACCGAATGGCGGATTGCGGCGCCAGCTTCAACCATGCCTACTGCACCATACCGCTCTGCGTGTCTAGCCGCATCTCCATGCTTACGGGACGCTGGCCGGATGCGCATCGCGTACGCATGAACCTCGATGCCCGCGACGCCGTCTTTACACAGGACATCTATCAGGTGGCGAAGGCACGCGGCTATCGCACTGGTCTCTCCGGCAAAAACCATACCTATCTCACCGCTTCGGATACCGACTTCTGGCGCGAGTATGGGCATGAGGGTGCAATCGGAAGGAGAGGCTCGCTAGAGGATCAGAAGTTTGATCGCTGGATTCGCACTCTCGATATGGGTGTAGCGCAAAAGGAGACACCTTTTCCTATCGAGAGCCAGATCAGCCATCGCATCGTCTCCGACGCTATCGATTTTCTGAAACAGGAAGATGGACGGCCATTCTTTCTGCAGGTCAGCTTTCCCGAGCCTCACGGTCCCAGCCAGTTGCCGAAGCCTTATTGGAACATGTTTCTACCAGAGACGATGCATCAGCCTAATCCTGGTCCAGAGGCAGCACAGCGTATGGGCTATCGCATGCAATGGCTGCATCGGCTTGAATATGACACCGCATTTTATACAGATGAGACGTGGCGTCGTTACATCTCCAACTACTTTGGAGCTATCCGCATGGTAGACGATCAGATCGCTCGCCTCTTCGATTTTCTGCGTGGCAACAACTTGAACAAGAACACTCTCATTGTCTTCCTCGCTGACCATGGCGATTACATGATGGAGTATGGTCTTGGCCGCAAAGGCGTCGGTGTCTATGATGCGCTCACACATATCCCCATGATCTGGGCAGGCCCTGGAGTGCGCCAGATGTCGACACCAGTCTTTGTCTCCATGGCCGATGTAATGCCCACTTTCTGCGAAGCGATCGGCGCCGATATCCCAACTGGCGTGCAGGGACGCAGTCTGTGGAAGCTGCTGCGCGGTCAGTCTGTACCAGCCGAGACCTTCCGCAGTGTCTACACAAGTACCGGTTTCGGCGGTCTTTACTACGATGCTGCTGACAACGTCCCCCTGTCTATTGCCGAAGATATTAATGATCCTAATCGTTGGGACACACTCAATAAAGTTACGCAAAGCGGCAACCAGAAGATGGTGGGCATGGGAGACTGGAAGCTAACGCTCGACATGATGGGCTATGGACAACTCTTCCATATGACTACAGACCCGCATGAGCAGGTCAACCTTTTGGGCAACACTCGCTATGCGAAAGTGCAACGTGAACTGATGCAGGAGCTCGTACGCTGGATGATGCGCGTGGAGGACACTCTGACTCCCGATCTGCAATATCCGAAACACCATACTCCGCGCATGACACAGACAGATTGA